In the genome of Brachypodium distachyon strain Bd21 chromosome 3, Brachypodium_distachyon_v3.0, whole genome shotgun sequence, the window ATCAACTTTTCAAACCATAGTCCTTTTTTCATGTATGGATTATGGAATGAGGATTCCATTCAGATGAGCTTGGTATCGTAGATTCTACATTAAAAAGAAGAGAGGCTATCCTGGGCTCGCGGTCACCATCGTTCAGAATGTGTGCGGTTAATTCGCCGTCCGGCGGCTGCTCCACTGAACAACAAGCAAAGCGCCTAGCTAGCACTGTGCTAGAAGACCACTCTGTTGGTTGATCTGTTTTAACAGGTAAGAAATGCCTAAAATCACGTTCTTAATTAGAGGGATGTGTTTGGAGAAACTAATCCACGTCCTTAATCTAAGGACCGTGTTTTAGGAATTAATCCATTAACCAACGTTAATGGTTAATTCCACTAATCGCGTCCTGATCGGGGGCACTTACCAACTAATGGTTTTGGCCCCCCGTCGTGCAGCGCTATATAAATAGGGAGGCCGGACGTGACCACGTTCACATGAGAACTCGCCAAACTCCGACACACCTCTAACGACCCTACCGATTTAGGGGAGCGCTGAAGCGTGCGAGAAGGCCGCTACCGTCGACGACGACTCCGGTAATCGGCCGGTGCCAGTACTGGCCAGAGGGAAGACGCCATCTCCGTGCACCTACGGCAACTACCACGATGGCCTCATCCTCCAACGGACGTATGAATACTTCTCCTAATCTCTTTGCATTTTCTACTCTAATATTGAGACCAGTGAATGTCTTATGTTTAAtctaaagaaataaataaGTACCTAACACACCCCTCTGATGATACTTTACATTCTGCTTACAAGAGATGCATCAGGCAagttgaaagaaaagaaattctaCTCCTGCTTCACGAAAGACTACCGCAGACATACAACCCTGACCACGTAGACATGACGTATGCATGGAGGAAGTCCATCCCGTCGTAAATGCAGCGGCAAATACATTTTCTTAACATGAAAGCCCGTGGCTTTCTGTAAGTTAACCATCTAATATTAAATGAGAGACATTTGTTGTAGATCGGAGGGGTAAAATTCGTTTCCATGTCCCGTCAACACTTGCTGTAGATGGGAGGGAGCAGTAAAATTCGTTTCCATGCCCGTCCCGTGGTTTCCAACTTATTGCCTCTTGTCAGGAAATCGGTACAAGTCTATGGCCATGGTCGAAAGCCCTACCACACGGTAGCTGCTGCGTTCCCTTGCCGTATCTAAGCAAGAATCTGAGCGGATCATAATCATGCCGTCCCGAAACTTCTCCTGCGAAACGGACCCTGTCTCGACAGTCGCGGCGTTTCGTTCATACGCTGCCGTGCCATGCGTGCGCGAAAGCAACAGCGCTGCGCTGAAATTTGGAGCTTCTGCTTGCACTTGTTGCCACACTCCGTTCGGGGCAAAGCGTGCGCGCCCAGCCGTGGCGTGCAGCTTGAGATGATCCGGACGTTTGATGTGTTCTCGTCCAGCCAAACCAATCCTGCTTATTTTGCTGTCATGGTGAGATCGATTGCTTGCGCTCGTCTTTCATTTTTCAACGCGTACGTGTAGCGCCCGGCCGGGCGCCAGTGCCCAACTTGGATCCAACCGCTTCTTAATTTGGGTCGATAGTCACATGAAAATCTAGCTGTAGTAGCAGAACGAGGGGAATCACAGATTCCAGCCAGCCTTAACTCCAAATACCCCTATATGATGGGTACAAGCACGCGGATGGAAAAGGAGGAACGGTATTGACCTTCTTTCTGCTACATATGGAATTTGGAGACTCGTCGTGTCCAGCCACACAATTCGAAGGATGATGAATTGCTTCGGGAACGGGAAGCTAGAGACGAGCCTTCGCAAAAAATGGTGGTCCATGTCCATGTCCACGGCGGCTGACAGACAGACTAGCAGGTCGATAATGCAAAGATATTTTTTCAAGGGCTGAACGCCCAGCCTGACACGCAATTATTGACAGCAAGAAGGAACGAAGAGAAAGAAACTGCAATACGAGTATTCTAACACAAATGGATATGCATGAACATAGGATACTGCCAGGTGTTGAACTTCGACATAGCATAATGCTCAGTATCTTCTGTTTCCACTAATAATCAACGGGGGCTGGGAATAAGTGCAGCGAATCACACCACCTGAAAGAAGAAATCCAAAAATCTCACCAGCAAAAAGCTGGGAGTAGGTACCGTTTGATTTTGTAAAAGGCGTCGCTGTAATCGGGAAGAAACGGTGCGTGCGGTTTTGGCCCTCGCATCGTGGAGAAGGAACGCCGCCAACGGCTGATCGTGGGCCGTCTGATCCAATCGACGGTTGCCAGGGACCTCGGGGAAccccacggccacggccacgagGCCACGCCGCATTAAGTATTGCGTAGAACAGCGCAAACCCGGGCCCATAGCCATCGGCCTTCGCCGAGCATTTTCTTCCCTCCCCCTTCCCTGCCACTCCAGCAAAGCAAGCGGCACTGCGCAGCCAATGGCGACGCGCACCGCCTCCcaaggcgccgccgcggcaggcggggacgacgaggtggcggaggcggcggccaccgcAGGCTCCATGCTCCgccagcgccacgcgggcaaGGGCAcggacggcgcggcgggggcCATTGGCGCCGAGGCGGCGGAGTCGGTGGAGCGGGTTTTCGCGGACAAGGCGGTGCCGTCGTGGAGGGAGCAGCTGACGCTGCGGGCGCTCGTGGTGAGCGCGCTGCTCGCCGTCATGTTCAGCGTCATCGTCATGAAGCTCAACCTCACCACGGGGATCATCCCCTCGCTCAACGTCTCCGCGGGGCTGctcggcttcttcttcgtccgccTCTGGACCTCGGCGTTCGAGCGGATGGGGCTGTTCCACCAGCCCTTCACCCGCCAGGAGAACACCGTCATCCAGACCTGCGTCGTCTCCGCCTACGGCATCGCTTTCAGCGGTAAATCTCTCCAAGCTACATCTCAATTAGTATTTTCGTTaggttgctgctgcttgaaGCGTGCGAGGAAAATCTTGTGAATGTGAGGTCTGGAGCGTGGACTTTGCTCCAACGCCTCAATTTCGAGCTCGACCACCTGCGTATCCGTATGAAACGTCCACTCAAGTCGTTTTAATCGAGCAGTACATGAAATCCCTTTCGTTCGTGTGTGAGAGTGTGTGTCCATGACTTACATTGAGTTCGTTGCAACCTTGGGCCGTTGGAGAAAGAGAGTACGGTGCAGATCTGAGGTGGGGGGTTCACGGGGGAGCATAACGTTTTGCAGTAGTAGGTAGCTTGTGACATCAGGGAATCGATTGTTTCTTTTGTCCGGAAGAAATAATACGAACCAATCGCATTCAGATCCTGAAAGTGGGCTTATGATGAGAAGAACGATAGGGAAAGgacgagaaaagaaaaacttcttGGATTCGGACTTTTGGTTTAGTATACGTCTCAATGTTAGGTGGagtatgttttatttttctaatcTACCAAAAATGATGTTGGACAAGCTGGTCCTTCGGTGCACCtgagggcatgtacaatggttgataagaccgTCTTATCTTAGGCATTccacgtcaattagaaaagacaacaaaacatgttgtacaatgggttatctcttagtCTTCTATCTCagaattaatgtttagatgaataaaattaactaaataaatgctaagaaaaggtgaaatctagtacaatggtaaattttccttatctttgccttatcattcttgtgaagagatcatctcttaattaagagaaggcttgtgccttttcttcatttctctctcttccacatcagattttatcctatgtggcatcgctaagagaaggctgacgtcaccccattgtacatgccctgaTTGAATTGTGAAGCATCTGGGGTGAAATTAGGGAAGGTTTATAAATTAGGTGAATAAACGGAGTATGTGTAACATGGTCAACAACATCTTCTGAATTTTTGGAACTGATGATAAGGATAGACGTGCAAATTGCCGCTAGGACAAGCCGAGGTGTGCTTGGTTTGACTCTCACGTCTCACCttaaaaaaatatgcatgGTGCATGCTTTCTATTATTCTAAGGTAGACATGGTGCATCCATGTGAAAGCACTGATCTACATCAATGCCACGCCTTTGTTTGTACTTTGATACAAATGCCACACCTTCAGTAATTCTGAGGTGGCCGTAGACCCCACATGTAAGTGAGACATAAGTGAGGCATTTTCAAATCCCTACATAATTAATTACTGTGATCTGCAGGATTATTTGAGAACCACGGCTCTTTCAAGTAATTTCATGTGGCGGGTACTGATTTCATGGACTTGAGAGTGCATGTGTTAGTGCACATGCGTCATTGATTTGGAAATGTGTATAGTCAATGTCCTATGTGCATAAGTTGGCACTTGTCCTACTAGGAACTTTAGAAGATATTCTTATCAACTACATTCGTGTTTCTCTTGCAACTGGAGCAGTATCAAATAGGGATTTCCAGGAGAGTCATCACCGATGAACTAGTTATCTATGTTTCGGATTGGTCATAGGATGAGGAAATCATTAGATGAAGCCCATGGCTTGATTTTATTTGTGCAAAGCATCATCCCTATTTACTCTTGCTAATCTGCTTGTTTTATGATACTGTATTTGCTAGTATGTCACAATGCACGATCAAAGAAATTTTGCTAATCGACTTATTGCTGTCCTGATTTGTTTCAATTGCTCAGGCGGGTTTGGCAGTTACATATTTGGTATGAGTGAAACGATAGCTAAGCAAGCAACAGAGGCTAAAGATGCTCAGAACATCAAGGATCCTCACCTTGGATGGATGATAgggtttctttttcttgtcaGCTTTGTTGGAATATTTGCACTTGTGCCCATGAGAAAGGTATGCCTGCAGCATGTTTCTTCCTTTGTTCTTATCGAATAACTGTACACCAGCATACCTGGTTCTCATCAACTGAGTTTCTGTTCCAGATTATGATTGTCGACTACAAGCTGACCTATCCAAGTGGCACAGCAACTGCTTATCTCATCAATGGTTTTCACACACCTGAGGGTGCCAAGCTTGCAAAGTAAATCTATTTTTATACAGTTCTGATCTTGTCTGCTTATACAAGGGACAAACAATTTAGCTGACAACAGTTAATTTTATTTCAGGAAGCAAGTGAAGACACTGGGTAAGTTCTTCATGTCGAGCTTTTTCTGGGGCTTTTTTCAATGGTTCTTCACTGCTGGGGATGACTGCGGTTTCAAGAACTTCCCAACATTAGGCCTTGAAGCTTATAAGAATAGGTCAGAATTAGCACCATCTTGTTCTTTTACCGCAGAATTAGCACTATCTTTGTTATGCCGGCAGCATTGATTATGGTTTATCTAATACCTGGAAATaacttactccctctgtctcatatttcttgtcgaaatattacatgtatctagacgctttttaagaatagatcatccatatttgggcaaatttgagacaagaattatgggacggagtgagtacaacATTATGTTTGTCTCGTGTTGTCATGGTGGAGAAAATTATGCTTATTTATGTCTTGTGTCTGAGCAGTTGCTTACATTTCCGTTTGGCTAACAGTTAGCTCCAAGGCACCAGTCTCCTGGACTAACTTATCTTATCATCTTCCAGGTTCTTCTTTGATTTCTCTCCTACCTATGTTGGGGTTGGCATGATCTGCCCACACATTGTGAATTTGTCAGTTCTGCTTGGTGGCATCATCTCGTGGGGTATAATGTGGCCTCTCATTGCGATGAAAAAAGGGAGTTGGTACGATGCTTCTCTCGAAGAATCTAGTCTTCATGGACTGCAGGCTTACAGGGTACACATTCAGTCTTTTGGCTTCGTCACTTTGTCAAAGCTAAACCCTACAATATATTTTGTTATTCCTATAAATACATGGATTGGTGGCGGTGGTCCGTCCGCATTTAACTACAGCACATGCTAGATTGGCTGAAACGGTTGGGACGATAGCGAATATGGATATTTTGATTTAGCTTGACCAACAGAAATATCTTATTAACCATGTAGCATTATTTTTCTAATTCATAGCAATCACATAGCAATGCACGAGTATTATGCCAGttgtcttaaaaaaaatcaacagtCTCACAACTAAGATTTTGATTCCTAATTCCTTTACTATTGCAGGTCTTTATATCCATTGCTTTGATTCTTGGGGATGGATTATATAACTTTATCAAGGTGCTTATCCGCACAATTGCCGGCTTCATATCCATggttcaaaaaaattcaaaagccATGCTTCCTGTTTCAGACAATGGCAGGCCCACCAGTGAAGCTGTATCATTTGATGATGAGCGTCGCACTGAACTGTTCCTGAAAGATCAAATTCCCACATCAGTTGCATATGGAGGCTATGTGGTAGTTGCTGCTATTTCTATTGGTACCCTTCCTCAGATCTTCCCACAGCTCAAGTGGTACTATATTTTGGTTGCCTATGTCGTAGCACCTGTACTGGCCTTCTGCAATGCCTATGGAAGTGGACTCACTGATTGGTCTCTTGCCTCCACCTATGGCAAGCTTGCTATATTTGTGTTTGGGGCATGGGCTGGCCTTGCCAATGGCGGTGTGCTTGTAGGACTTGCTGCATGCGGTGTCATGATGAGCATCGTGTCAACTGCCTCTGACCTGATGCAGGACTTCAAAACTGGATACTTGACTTTGGCATCACCGAGGTCCATGTTTATCAGTCAGGTGATAGGTACTGCAATGG includes:
- the LOC100821226 gene encoding probable metal-nicotianamine transporter YSL14 isoform X1, whose product is MATRTASQGAAAAGGDDEVAEAAATAGSMLRQRHAGKGTDGAAGAIGAEAAESVERVFADKAVPSWREQLTLRALVVSALLAVMFSVIVMKLNLTTGIIPSLNVSAGLLGFFFVRLWTSAFERMGLFHQPFTRQENTVIQTCVVSAYGIAFSGGFGSYIFGMSETIAKQATEAKDAQNIKDPHLGWMIGFLFLVSFVGIFALVPMRKIMIVDYKLTYPSGTATAYLINGFHTPEGAKLAKKQVKTLGKFFMSSFFWGFFQWFFTAGDDCGFKNFPTLGLEAYKNRFFFDFSPTYVGVGMICPHIVNLSVLLGGIISWGIMWPLIAMKKGSWYDASLEESSLHGLQAYRVFISIALILGDGLYNFIKVLIRTIAGFISMVQKNSKAMLPVSDNGRPTSEAVSFDDERRTELFLKDQIPTSVAYGGYVVVAAISIGTLPQIFPQLKWYYILVAYVVAPVLAFCNAYGSGLTDWSLASTYGKLAIFVFGAWAGLANGGVLVGLAACGVMMSIVSTASDLMQDFKTGYLTLASPRSMFISQVIGTAMGCVISPCVFWLFYKAFSDIGKSGTEYPAPYAIVYRNMAILGVDGFSSLPENCLTLCYIFFAAAIAINLIRDLTPHKVSRFIPLPMAMAIPFYIGSYFAIDMFLGSFILFVWERVNKAKADAFGPAVASGLICGDGIWTLPQSILALAKVKPPICMKFLTRADNVRVDNFLAR
- the LOC100821226 gene encoding probable metal-nicotianamine transporter YSL14 isoform X2 translates to MSSFFWGFFQWFFTAGDDCGFKNFPTLGLEAYKNRFFFDFSPTYVGVGMICPHIVNLSVLLGGIISWGIMWPLIAMKKGSWYDASLEESSLHGLQAYRVFISIALILGDGLYNFIKVLIRTIAGFISMVQKNSKAMLPVSDNGRPTSEAVSFDDERRTELFLKDQIPTSVAYGGYVVVAAISIGTLPQIFPQLKWYYILVAYVVAPVLAFCNAYGSGLTDWSLASTYGKLAIFVFGAWAGLANGGVLVGLAACGVMMSIVSTASDLMQDFKTGYLTLASPRSMFISQVIGTAMGCVISPCVFWLFYKAFSDIGKSGTEYPAPYAIVYRNMAILGVDGFSSLPENCLTLCYIFFAAAIAINLIRDLTPHKVSRFIPLPMAMAIPFYIGSYFAIDMFLGSFILFVWERVNKAKADAFGPAVASGLICGDGIWTLPQSILALAKVKPPICMKFLTRADNVRVDNFLAR